From a region of the Streptomyces sp. B21-083 genome:
- the secA gene encoding preprotein translocase subunit SecA → MSVLSKIMRAGEGKILRKLHRIADQVNSIEEDFVDLSDAELRALTDEYKQRYADGESLDDLLPEAFATVREAAKRALGQRHYDVQIMGGAALHLGYVAEMKTGEGKTLVGTLPTYLNALSGDGVHLITVNDYLAERDSEMMGRVHKFLGLTVGCILANMTPAQRREQYACDITYGTNNEFGFDYLRDNMAWSQDELVQRGHNFAVVDEVDSILIDEARTPLIISGPADQATKWYGDFAKLVTRLKRGETGNPLKGIEETGDYDVDEKKRTVAIHESGVAKVEDWLGIDNLYESVNTPLVGYLNNAIKAKELFKNDKDYVVIDGEVMIVDEHTGRILAGRRYNEGMHQAIEAKEGVDIKDENQTLATITLQNFFRLYDKLSGMTGTAMTEAAEFHQIYKLGVVPIPTNRDMVRKDQSDLIYRTEVAKFEAVVDDIAEKHEKGQPILVGTTSVEKSEYLSQQLSKRGIQHEVLNAKQHDREATIVAQAGRKGAVTVATNMAGRGTDIKLGGNPDDLAEAELRQRGLDPEEHIEEWAAALPAALERAEKAVKAEFEEVKDLGGLYVLGTERHESRRIDNQLRGRSGRQGDPGESRFYLSLGDDLMRLFKAQMVERVMSMANVPDDVPIENKMVTRAIASAQSQVETQNFETRKNVLKYDEVLNRQREVIYGERRRVLEGEDLHEQVQHFMDDTIDAYIAAETAEGFAEEWDVDRLWGAFKQLYPVKVTVDELEEAAGDRAGLTPEFISESIKDDIHDQYASREEQLGSEIMRELERRVVLSVLDRKWREHLYEMDYLQEGIGLRAMAQKDPLVEYQREGFDMFTAMMEGIKEESVGYLFNLEVQVEQQVEEVPVADTRPSLDKGAEDSVPAQASAGSRPEIRAKGLDAPQRPDRLHFSAPTVDGEGGIVEGDLIGDDDEVRSEADGLTRAERRKQRSGRRRKK, encoded by the coding sequence GTGTCCGTCCTCTCGAAGATCATGCGTGCAGGCGAAGGCAAAATCCTGCGCAAGCTGCACCGCATCGCGGACCAGGTCAACTCCATCGAAGAGGACTTCGTCGACCTCTCCGACGCCGAGCTGCGGGCCCTTACCGATGAGTACAAGCAGCGGTACGCCGACGGTGAGAGTCTGGACGACCTGTTGCCCGAGGCCTTCGCCACCGTGCGTGAGGCGGCCAAGCGCGCCCTCGGCCAGCGGCACTACGACGTCCAGATCATGGGCGGCGCCGCATTGCACCTCGGTTATGTCGCCGAGATGAAGACCGGTGAGGGCAAGACCCTGGTCGGCACGCTGCCCACGTATCTGAACGCCCTCTCCGGAGACGGCGTTCACCTCATCACGGTCAACGACTACCTGGCCGAGCGCGACTCCGAAATGATGGGCCGCGTCCACAAGTTCCTGGGCCTGACTGTTGGCTGCATCCTGGCCAACATGACGCCGGCCCAGCGCCGCGAGCAGTACGCCTGCGACATCACGTACGGCACGAACAACGAGTTCGGCTTCGACTACCTGCGCGACAACATGGCGTGGTCCCAGGACGAACTCGTCCAGCGCGGCCACAACTTCGCGGTGGTCGACGAGGTCGACTCGATCCTCATCGACGAGGCCCGTACGCCGCTGATCATCTCCGGCCCGGCCGACCAGGCCACCAAGTGGTACGGCGACTTCGCCAAGCTGGTCACGCGCCTCAAGCGCGGTGAGACGGGCAACCCCCTCAAGGGCATCGAGGAGACCGGCGACTACGACGTCGACGAGAAGAAGCGCACCGTCGCCATCCACGAGTCGGGTGTCGCCAAGGTCGAGGACTGGCTCGGCATCGACAACCTGTACGAGTCGGTGAACACGCCGCTGGTGGGCTACCTGAACAACGCCATCAAGGCCAAGGAGCTCTTCAAGAACGACAAGGACTACGTCGTCATCGACGGCGAAGTCATGATCGTCGATGAGCACACCGGCCGTATCCTCGCCGGCCGCCGCTACAACGAGGGTATGCACCAGGCGATCGAGGCGAAGGAAGGGGTGGACATCAAGGACGAGAACCAGACCCTGGCGACCATCACCCTTCAGAACTTCTTCCGCCTCTACGACAAGCTCTCCGGTATGACCGGTACGGCCATGACGGAGGCCGCCGAGTTCCACCAGATCTACAAGCTCGGTGTCGTCCCGATCCCGACCAACCGCGACATGGTCCGCAAGGACCAGTCCGACCTGATCTACCGCACCGAGGTCGCGAAGTTCGAGGCGGTCGTCGACGACATCGCCGAGAAGCACGAGAAGGGTCAGCCGATCCTCGTCGGCACGACCTCGGTGGAGAAGTCCGAGTACCTGTCGCAGCAGCTCTCGAAGCGCGGAATCCAGCACGAGGTGCTGAACGCCAAGCAGCACGACCGGGAGGCGACCATCGTCGCCCAGGCCGGCCGCAAGGGTGCCGTCACGGTCGCCACGAACATGGCCGGTCGTGGTACGGACATCAAGCTCGGCGGCAACCCCGACGACCTCGCCGAGGCGGAGCTGCGGCAGCGCGGCCTCGACCCGGAGGAGCACATCGAGGAGTGGGCCGCGGCCCTGCCGGCCGCCCTGGAGCGGGCCGAGAAGGCTGTGAAGGCCGAGTTCGAAGAGGTCAAGGACCTCGGCGGGCTCTACGTCCTCGGTACCGAGCGGCACGAGTCCCGGCGTATCGACAACCAGCTGCGCGGTCGTTCCGGACGCCAGGGCGACCCCGGTGAGTCGCGGTTCTACCTCTCCCTCGGTGACGATCTGATGCGGCTCTTCAAGGCCCAGATGGTCGAGCGCGTCATGTCGATGGCGAACGTTCCGGACGACGTGCCGATCGAGAACAAGATGGTCACCCGTGCCATCGCCTCCGCCCAGTCGCAGGTCGAGACGCAGAACTTCGAGACCCGCAAGAACGTCCTCAAGTACGACGAGGTCCTCAACCGGCAGCGCGAGGTCATCTACGGCGAGCGCCGCCGCGTCCTGGAGGGCGAGGACCTGCACGAGCAGGTCCAGCACTTCATGGACGACACCATCGACGCGTACATCGCCGCGGAGACCGCCGAAGGCTTCGCCGAGGAATGGGACGTGGACCGGCTGTGGGGCGCCTTCAAGCAGCTCTACCCGGTGAAGGTCACCGTCGACGAACTGGAGGAGGCGGCCGGCGACCGGGCCGGGCTGACCCCCGAGTTCATCTCCGAGTCGATCAAGGACGACATCCACGACCAGTACGCGTCGCGTGAGGAGCAGCTCGGCTCCGAGATCATGCGTGAGCTGGAGCGCCGGGTCGTGCTGTCGGTCCTCGACCGCAAGTGGCGCGAGCACCTCTACGAGATGGACTACCTCCAGGAGGGCATCGGCCTGCGCGCCATGGCGCAGAAGGACCCGCTGGTCGAGTACCAGCGCGAGGGCTTCGACATGTTCACCGCCATGATGGAGGGCATCAAGGAGGAGTCCGTCGGCTACCTGTTCAACCTGGAGGTCCAGGTCGAGCAGCAGGTCGAGGAGGTCCCGGTCGCGGACACCAGGCCGTCCCTGGACAAGGGTGCCGAGGACTCGGTGCCGG
- a CDS encoding GNAT family N-acetyltransferase, translating into MDPVTLATDRLLLRTVGPHDTDAVYAAVQDPDIQRWTTIPSPYLPEHAHGFTSQLVPDGWADGSMFTFGVFLPEGEELVGMLALTMRSLGVAEVGFWADKAHRGNGYITEATITASRWAFTHMSVDRVEWRAEVGNTASRTAAERAGFTMEGTLRSAINNKGVRRDCWVASLLPSDLGLPSSAPYLPLPTT; encoded by the coding sequence ATGGACCCCGTCACTCTCGCCACCGACCGTCTGCTCCTGCGCACGGTCGGCCCCCACGACACGGACGCCGTGTACGCCGCGGTGCAGGACCCCGACATCCAGCGCTGGACGACGATCCCGTCGCCCTACCTCCCCGAACACGCCCATGGCTTCACCTCCCAGCTGGTGCCCGACGGTTGGGCGGACGGCTCGATGTTCACGTTCGGCGTCTTCCTCCCCGAAGGGGAGGAACTGGTGGGCATGCTCGCCCTGACCATGCGCTCCCTGGGAGTGGCCGAGGTCGGCTTCTGGGCCGACAAGGCCCACCGGGGAAACGGCTACATCACCGAGGCCACGATCACCGCCTCCCGCTGGGCCTTCACCCACATGTCGGTGGACCGCGTGGAGTGGCGGGCGGAAGTAGGCAACACGGCGTCCCGGACAGCGGCGGAACGGGCCGGCTTCACCATGGAGGGCACCCTGCGCTCAGCGATCAACAACAAGGGAGTACGCCGAGACTGCTGGGTCGCTTCCCTACTCCCCTCAGACCTGGGCCTCCCTTCCTCGGCCCCATACCTCCCACTCCCCACCACCTGA
- a CDS encoding winged helix-turn-helix domain-containing protein, with protein MTSSPPHPTPHTNLSADEARRIALRAQGFLGTPNRKAGTRGLLRHLGAVQLDTISVLARSHELIPYARLGAIPRKKIEDAYWNPAQPNPHAFEYWSHAACILPVEEWPHFAFRRRAYRSRPQWNHDLPPGVYDQVIEQLRTQGPLTATELGGAKRTSEWWDWSGTKVAVERALMYGEVVCVERRGWKRVYDLAERAIPATLLHDELNDAECLRRLVGLAGQSLGVGTRADIADYHRLKAEQVDAVIADSGLVPVTVEGWGKPAWADPAALETPVRGRHRTTLLSPFDSLIWERARTERIFGFTHRLEAYVPKPKRVHGYFAMPVLAGGHLVGRVDPAREGNTLVARQVTLNGPKAVPAVVQALLEAASWVNCTNVRVERVDAPDLRAPLTRELTQALA; from the coding sequence ATGACGAGCAGCCCACCGCACCCCACCCCCCACACCAACCTCTCCGCCGACGAAGCCCGCCGCATCGCCCTACGCGCACAGGGCTTCCTGGGCACCCCCAACCGCAAGGCCGGCACTCGCGGCCTCCTCCGCCACCTGGGCGCGGTCCAGCTCGACACGATCTCCGTACTCGCCCGCTCCCACGAACTCATCCCGTACGCCCGCCTGGGCGCCATACCGCGCAAGAAAATCGAAGACGCCTACTGGAACCCGGCCCAGCCGAACCCCCATGCCTTCGAGTACTGGTCCCACGCCGCCTGCATCCTCCCCGTGGAGGAGTGGCCCCACTTCGCCTTCCGCCGCCGCGCCTACCGCTCCCGCCCCCAGTGGAACCACGACCTCCCGCCCGGCGTCTACGACCAGGTCATCGAACAGCTCCGCACGCAAGGCCCGCTCACAGCAACGGAGTTGGGCGGCGCTAAGCGCACCAGCGAATGGTGGGACTGGTCCGGCACCAAGGTCGCCGTCGAACGCGCCCTGATGTACGGCGAGGTGGTGTGCGTGGAGCGCCGAGGCTGGAAGCGGGTGTACGACCTGGCCGAGCGCGCCATCCCCGCCACACTGCTGCACGACGAGCTGAACGACGCCGAATGCCTGCGCCGCCTCGTCGGCCTCGCGGGCCAGTCCCTCGGCGTCGGGACCCGCGCGGACATCGCCGACTACCACCGCCTCAAGGCGGAGCAGGTCGACGCGGTGATCGCGGACTCGGGCCTGGTCCCCGTCACGGTCGAAGGCTGGGGCAAACCGGCCTGGGCCGACCCGGCAGCCCTGGAGACACCTGTACGAGGCCGCCACCGCACGACTCTGCTCTCCCCGTTCGACTCCCTGATTTGGGAACGGGCACGCACGGAACGGATCTTCGGTTTCACCCACCGCCTGGAGGCCTACGTCCCCAAGCCGAAGCGCGTGCACGGCTACTTCGCGATGCCGGTCCTCGCCGGCGGCCACCTCGTCGGCCGAGTGGACCCTGCCCGCGAGGGCAACACCCTGGTGGCCAGGCAGGTCACCCTGAACGGCCCGAAGGCGGTCCCGGCGGTGGTTCAGGCCCTGCTGGAGGCGGCGAGCTGGGTGAACTGCACGAACGTACGAGTGGAACGGGTGGACGCCCCGGACCTACGCGCCCCCCTCACCAGGGAACTGACCCAGGCCCTCGCATAA
- a CDS encoding response regulator transcription factor: protein MADSFGPMRVEDADDGVTGMGPDAGTSRKEPIRVLVVDDHALFRRGLEIVLAAEEDIQVVGEAGDGAEAVDKAADLLPDIVLMDVRMPKRGGIEACTSIKEVVPSAKIIMLTISDEEADLYEAIKAGATGYLLKEISTDEVATAIRAVADGQSQISPSMASKLLTEFKSMIQRTDERRLVPAPRLTERELEVLKLVATGMNNRDIAKELFISENTVKNHVRNILEKLQLHSRMEAVVYAMREKILEIR from the coding sequence ATGGCGGACAGCTTCGGACCGATGCGGGTCGAGGATGCCGACGACGGCGTCACCGGCATGGGCCCGGACGCGGGCACCTCGCGCAAGGAGCCGATCAGGGTTCTTGTCGTGGACGACCACGCGCTCTTCCGCCGTGGACTGGAGATCGTGCTCGCGGCCGAGGAGGACATCCAGGTCGTCGGCGAGGCCGGGGACGGGGCGGAGGCTGTCGACAAGGCGGCCGACCTGTTGCCGGACATCGTCCTGATGGACGTACGGATGCCGAAGCGCGGCGGGATCGAGGCGTGCACCTCCATCAAGGAGGTCGTGCCCAGCGCCAAGATCATCATGTTGACGATCAGCGATGAGGAAGCAGATCTCTACGAGGCGATCAAGGCGGGTGCGACCGGCTATCTCCTCAAGGAGATCTCCACGGACGAGGTGGCCACGGCCATTCGTGCGGTGGCCGACGGGCAGTCGCAGATCAGCCCCTCGATGGCGTCAAAACTCCTCACCGAATTCAAGTCGATGATCCAGCGGACGGACGAGCGGCGACTGGTGCCGGCGCCCCGGCTCACGGAGCGCGAACTGGAAGTGCTCAAGCTCGTCGCCACCGGCATGAACAACCGTGACATCGCCAAGGAGTTGTTCATCTCCGAGAACACCGTGAAGAACCATGTGCGCAACATCCTGGAGAAGCTGCAGCTGCACTCCAGGATGGAGGCGGTGGTTTACGCGATGCGGGAGAAGATCCTCGAGATCCGGTAG
- the hpf gene encoding ribosome hibernation-promoting factor, HPF/YfiA family — translation MDIVVKGRKTEVPERFRKHVAEKLKLDRIQKLDGKVISLDVEVSKEPNPRQADRSDRVEITLHSRGPVIRAEAAASDPYAALDLAADKLEARLRKQHDKRYTRRGAGRLTAAEVADHVPDAATLNGNGHPVHEEDADGVPVKRIGSLEVKGEGPLIVREKTHVASPMTLDQALYEMELVGHDFYLFVDSETKEPSVVYRRHAYDYGVIHLNTDPMVAHQETHSPAAGGTLGG, via the coding sequence GTGGACATCGTCGTCAAGGGACGCAAGACCGAGGTGCCCGAGCGGTTCCGGAAGCACGTCGCCGAGAAGTTGAAGCTGGACAGAATCCAGAAGCTCGACGGCAAGGTGATCAGCCTCGACGTAGAGGTGTCCAAGGAGCCCAACCCCCGGCAGGCCGACCGCTCCGACCGAGTGGAGATCACGCTCCACTCCCGCGGTCCGGTGATCCGGGCGGAAGCAGCGGCAAGCGACCCGTACGCGGCACTCGACCTCGCTGCGGACAAGCTCGAGGCCCGGCTGCGCAAGCAGCACGACAAGCGTTACACCCGCCGAGGCGCCGGCCGGCTGACAGCCGCCGAGGTCGCCGACCACGTCCCGGACGCGGCAACGCTGAACGGCAACGGTCACCCCGTCCACGAGGAAGACGCGGACGGCGTGCCCGTCAAGAGGATCGGCTCGCTGGAAGTGAAGGGCGAAGGCCCCCTCATCGTCCGCGAGAAGACCCACGTCGCCTCGCCGATGACGCTCGACCAGGCTCTCTACGAGATGGAACTGGTCGGGCACGACTTCTACCTGTTCGTCGACTCCGAGACCAAGGAACCGAGCGTCGTCTACCGGCGGCACGCCTACGACTACGGCGTGATCCACCTCAACACGGACCCGATGGTCGCCCACCAGGAGACGCACTCCCCGGCGGCGGGTGGCACGCTGGGCGGTTGA